One Streptomyces sp. NBC_00102 DNA segment encodes these proteins:
- a CDS encoding alpha-L-fucosidase translates to MVAQWWTQANLGIFVHWTPASVPGWAPPHTPAVDLPLAGRAAPLAWTPYAEWYENGLRFPGSPVSAHHRATYGDKPYTDFGREFEDGLAGWDPAAWARAFRAAGARYAVLVTKHHDGYCLWPSEVRNPHRAGWHTTRDVVGEFAEAVRAEGLRFGVYYSGGLDWTFDDRPVGTAADMLASVPRGAYPAYADAQLRELVRRYRPDILWNDIAWPAGTPEIRRLIDFYRFTVPHGVVNDRLLPRSPLWRTFALPGAGALYDRWERRNVAQGDGFVPRKPPYYDFRTPEFARYTGPDPYEITRGIDHSFGYNRNSPPGAFLDRDTLTELVRDTAADGGNLLLNVGPRGEDATIPDEQLLRLEWLAEHESADEPRQKTG, encoded by the coding sequence ATGGTTGCTCAATGGTGGACCCAGGCCAACCTGGGGATATTCGTGCACTGGACGCCCGCGTCGGTACCGGGATGGGCCCCGCCCCACACCCCGGCCGTCGACCTGCCCCTGGCCGGGCGGGCCGCCCCGCTCGCCTGGACCCCGTACGCCGAGTGGTACGAGAACGGTCTCCGCTTCCCCGGCAGCCCGGTCTCCGCCCATCACCGGGCCACCTACGGCGACAAGCCCTACACCGACTTCGGGCGGGAGTTCGAGGACGGGCTGGCGGGCTGGGATCCGGCCGCGTGGGCGCGCGCCTTCCGCGCCGCCGGAGCCCGTTATGCCGTCCTCGTCACCAAGCACCACGACGGCTACTGCCTCTGGCCCTCCGAGGTCCGCAACCCGCACCGGGCCGGCTGGCACACCACCCGCGACGTGGTGGGCGAGTTCGCCGAAGCGGTCCGGGCAGAGGGGCTGCGCTTCGGGGTGTACTACTCCGGCGGACTCGACTGGACCTTCGACGACCGCCCGGTCGGTACCGCCGCCGACATGCTCGCCTCCGTGCCCCGAGGCGCCTATCCCGCGTACGCCGACGCCCAACTGCGGGAGCTCGTACGCCGGTACCGTCCGGACATCCTCTGGAACGACATCGCCTGGCCGGCCGGCACCCCCGAGATCCGCCGGCTGATCGACTTCTACCGCTTCACCGTCCCGCACGGCGTGGTCAACGACCGGCTGCTGCCCCGCTCACCGCTCTGGCGCACCTTCGCCCTCCCGGGCGCCGGGGCGCTCTACGACCGGTGGGAGCGGCGCAACGTCGCCCAGGGCGACGGCTTCGTCCCCCGCAAGCCGCCCTACTACGACTTCCGTACACCGGAGTTCGCCCGCTACACCGGCCCGGACCCGTACGAGATCACCCGCGGCATCGACCACAGCTTCGGCTACAACCGCAACTCCCCGCCCGGGGCCTTCCTCGACCGCGACACCCTCACCGAACTGGTCCGGGACACCGCGGCCGACGGCGGCAACCTGCTGCTCAACGTCGGGCCGCGCGGCGAGGACGCCACCATCCCCGACGAGCAACTGCTGCGTCTGGAGTGGCTCGCGGAACATGAGTCCGCCGACGAGCCGCGGCAGAAGACCGGTTGA
- a CDS encoding GNAT family N-acetyltransferase — MPWSNVTPVVPDLTFRPLSGPAELPLFQSLSYVLDHEVAEDLEAGRRSPSWLWVALDGDRVVARAGWWRGSGGAPGGVPALLDFFDVDDSLPAPERLRVGAALLEAATSAVVPAGTPRPEYERFVPPDWREDPAARAVVEARTGALETTGARLLVERLRLEWRAGTPVPEDGGRLRFRPVKDREDLVALMTPVMEGTLDAHGKQDLASGLSAREAAERHFDEELARYSTPRDWWRIGELPDGEPVGFVVPARNDYNPVIAYIGVLPGRRGQGYVDDLLAEGTRVLASQDGVERVRAATDLGNHPMAEAFRRLGYVNFERALNMVWDGAGPSAP, encoded by the coding sequence ATGCCCTGGAGCAACGTGACACCCGTTGTACCCGACCTGACCTTCCGTCCGCTTTCCGGCCCCGCCGAACTCCCCCTCTTCCAGAGCCTGTCCTATGTCCTCGACCACGAGGTGGCCGAGGACCTGGAGGCAGGGCGGCGGAGTCCGTCGTGGCTCTGGGTCGCCCTCGACGGCGACCGGGTGGTCGCGCGGGCCGGATGGTGGCGCGGCTCCGGAGGCGCTCCGGGGGGTGTCCCCGCACTGCTCGACTTCTTCGACGTGGACGACTCGCTGCCCGCACCGGAGCGGCTCCGCGTCGGCGCCGCCCTCCTGGAGGCGGCCACTTCGGCCGTGGTGCCCGCGGGCACCCCCCGGCCGGAGTACGAGCGTTTCGTGCCGCCGGACTGGCGGGAGGACCCGGCCGCCCGCGCGGTGGTGGAGGCGCGGACCGGGGCCCTGGAGACGACCGGGGCCCGGCTGCTGGTGGAGCGGCTGCGGCTGGAGTGGCGGGCCGGGACTCCGGTGCCCGAGGACGGCGGACGGCTGCGGTTCCGGCCGGTGAAGGACCGCGAGGATCTGGTCGCCCTGATGACCCCGGTGATGGAGGGCACCCTCGACGCGCACGGGAAGCAGGACCTGGCGTCCGGGCTGTCGGCGCGCGAGGCGGCCGAACGGCACTTCGACGAGGAGCTCGCGCGCTACTCGACCCCCCGCGACTGGTGGCGGATCGGCGAGCTCCCGGACGGGGAGCCGGTGGGGTTCGTCGTGCCGGCCCGCAACGACTACAACCCCGTCATCGCGTACATCGGTGTGCTGCCCGGCCGTCGCGGTCAGGGGTACGTCGACGATCTGCTCGCCGAGGGGACCCGGGTGCTGGCCTCGCAGGACGGGGTCGAGCGTGTCCGGGCCGCCACGGACCTCGGCAACCATCCGATGGCCGAGGCGTTCCGGCGGCTGGGGTACGTCAACTTCGAGCGGGCCCTCAACATGGTCTGGGACGGGGCCGGACCGTCCGCCCCGTGA
- a CDS encoding NAD(P)-dependent oxidoreductase, which produces MRITIFGATGRTGQLLVRQALDAGHAVTAYARNPDKLRFTHPELTVAAGELDDEKAILEAVRGADAVIEGVGSESAATRRIIAAMDASGVGRFVVVSTCSVPDPADRPDLKFKALVRFVRTAAPRAWSEVRAAAEAVRASDLDWTLVRVAKLDDGPATGEIKVGHYGHGVVGLSLRRADMASFLLAQVTDRTHLREAPAISN; this is translated from the coding sequence ATGAGAATCACGATCTTCGGCGCGACCGGGCGGACGGGCCAGTTACTGGTACGTCAGGCCCTCGACGCGGGGCACGCGGTCACCGCCTACGCCCGCAACCCCGACAAGCTCCGTTTCACGCACCCGGAACTGACCGTCGCGGCCGGTGAACTCGACGACGAGAAGGCGATCCTCGAAGCGGTCCGGGGTGCCGACGCCGTCATCGAGGGCGTCGGCTCGGAGAGCGCCGCGACCCGCAGGATCATCGCCGCCATGGACGCGTCCGGCGTCGGACGGTTCGTGGTGGTGTCCACGTGCAGCGTCCCGGACCCGGCGGACCGGCCGGACCTCAAGTTCAAGGCCCTTGTCCGGTTCGTCAGGACCGCCGCTCCCCGCGCCTGGTCCGAGGTCCGCGCGGCGGCCGAGGCGGTACGCGCCAGCGACCTGGACTGGACGCTGGTGCGCGTGGCCAAGCTCGACGACGGCCCCGCCACGGGAGAGATCAAGGTCGGGCACTACGGCCACGGGGTGGTGGGCCTCTCCCTCCGCCGCGCCGACATGGCGTCCTTCCTGCTCGCCCAGGTGACCGACCGGACCCATCTGCGCGAGGCCCCCGCGATCAGCAACTGA
- a CDS encoding helix-turn-helix domain-containing protein: protein MNQPVDPQTARCMQILSVVGDLWTLAIVMTLQKSAMRFNELHRAIPKVNAVTLTSRLRKLDEAGIVVRVAESRSKQSTVYDLTPFGRKLLPIVDAVRTVALDLERSGEAPAR, encoded by the coding sequence ATGAATCAACCCGTAGACCCCCAGACGGCGCGGTGCATGCAGATCCTGTCGGTCGTCGGCGATCTGTGGACCCTGGCGATCGTGATGACCCTGCAGAAATCGGCGATGCGCTTCAACGAGCTGCACCGGGCCATCCCGAAGGTCAACGCGGTCACCCTGACCAGCCGCCTGCGCAAGCTCGACGAGGCGGGCATCGTCGTCAGGGTCGCGGAGTCGAGGAGCAAGCAGTCGACGGTGTACGACCTCACCCCCTTCGGCCGGAAGCTGCTGCCCATCGTCGACGCCGTGCGCACCGTCGCGCTCGACCTGGAGCGCTCGGGAGAGGCCCCCGCGCGCTGA
- a CDS encoding DUF1707 and FHA domain-containing protein, translating into MTSSSEFHTYPARVSDAQRDRVLGVLREGAAQGRLSHDTFLRRMELALAAHRPEDLSALTADLREERAWGRGLLRAVGGVSGFPGRLRMAWRAGKLPQLLLPAPGPVPLLIGRDPGNGLRLNHETVSRNHAELTVRGRIWLLRDLGSTNGTCVNGQRVVGLVPVREGDQVSFGHMTFRLTAPPPLPPDRPAAL; encoded by the coding sequence GTGACGTCCTCCTCCGAGTTCCACACGTATCCCGCGCGGGTGTCCGACGCCCAGCGCGACCGTGTCCTCGGCGTGCTCAGGGAGGGCGCCGCTCAGGGCCGGCTCTCCCACGACACCTTCCTGCGCCGGATGGAACTCGCCCTCGCCGCCCACCGGCCCGAGGACCTGTCGGCCCTCACCGCCGACCTGCGCGAGGAACGCGCCTGGGGCAGAGGGCTGTTGCGCGCCGTGGGCGGAGTCTCGGGGTTCCCCGGACGGCTGCGCATGGCCTGGCGGGCCGGGAAACTGCCCCAACTCCTGCTGCCCGCACCCGGACCCGTACCGCTGCTCATCGGACGTGACCCGGGCAACGGACTGCGGCTCAACCACGAGACGGTCTCCCGCAACCACGCCGAACTCACCGTACGGGGGCGGATCTGGCTGCTCCGCGACCTCGGCTCCACCAACGGCACCTGTGTCAACGGACAGCGGGTCGTCGGCCTGGTCCCGGTCCGGGAGGGCGACCAGGTCAGCTTCGGCCACATGACCTTCCGCCTGACCGCGCCCCCGCCCCTACCGCCGGACCGGCCTGCGGCCCTCTGA
- a CDS encoding DUF2238 domain-containing protein, with protein sequence MPATHPPVEIPSDVLPDAPATAGRLLPSVLAPAVAAALALSAWGAKEPGTWVLETVWVMLGLPVLFLLRRRFPLSGLLCGLLAVHALVLMVGGHYTYAEVPAGDWVRDWLGLDRNPYDRLGHLMQGFVPAILVRELLVRTSPLRGSRWLPALTVCACLAFSAVFEMLEWLAAVVGGQAADSFLATQGDVWDTQWDMFCALIGAVCSLLLLSRLHDRSLARVGTHEKG encoded by the coding sequence ATGCCCGCCACCCACCCGCCCGTCGAGATCCCGTCGGACGTCCTGCCGGACGCCCCTGCGACCGCCGGCCGGCTGCTGCCCTCCGTTCTCGCGCCGGCGGTCGCCGCGGCACTCGCGCTGTCCGCGTGGGGCGCCAAGGAACCCGGTACCTGGGTCCTGGAAACGGTGTGGGTGATGCTGGGGCTGCCGGTCCTGTTCCTGCTGCGCCGGCGCTTCCCGCTGAGTGGCCTGCTCTGCGGTCTGCTGGCCGTCCATGCCCTCGTCCTCATGGTGGGCGGGCACTACACGTACGCGGAGGTGCCCGCCGGTGACTGGGTGCGTGACTGGCTGGGCCTGGACCGAAACCCCTACGACCGCCTCGGCCACCTCATGCAGGGATTCGTCCCCGCGATCCTGGTCCGGGAGCTCCTCGTCCGCACCTCGCCCCTGCGCGGCAGCCGCTGGCTCCCCGCGCTGACCGTGTGCGCCTGCCTCGCCTTCAGCGCCGTCTTCGAGATGCTGGAGTGGCTGGCGGCCGTGGTCGGAGGGCAGGCCGCCGACTCCTTCCTCGCCACCCAGGGCGACGTGTGGGACACCCAATGGGACATGTTCTGCGCGCTGATCGGCGCCGTCTGCTCCCTGCTGCTCCTCAGCCGCCTCCACGACCGCAGCCTCGCTCGCGTCGGGACGCACGAGAAGGGCTGA
- the treY gene encoding malto-oligosyltrehalose synthase, which yields MTPTATYRLQLQPDFTFADAGEAVAYLASLGISHLHLSPVLEAVPGSRHGYDVTDPGRVRAELGGEEGLRALSAKARAHGLGLVVDIVPNHMAASPRHNRALREVLREGPSSPYARWFDIDWEGGGGKVLLPVLGGPLGDELERLSVDGSVLRYGEQEFPLRPGSEHLALPELLQAQHYRLGWWRLARTELNYRRFFTISDLIAVRVEHPEVFDATHGKILELVRDGVVEGLRIDHPDGLADPAGYLERLAGGTGSRWTVVEKILTGEETLPAGWAVAGTTGYDALHRIDGLFTDPLGAAELLGHYLEFAKPTDDGGGSWADTARRAARHVVGHDLAAETAWLTRLAVRICARDPRLRDHAPWALRTAVTELLVRVPVYRPYVVAGGPVTESASAALPEAAVRDAKAAFSVPEEARAVDVVRELALGRLGDGPEQVSFCARFAQTASALHAKSVEDTAFYRHVPLISATEVGGRPGRPATEPVEFHAFCARLARDWPTTGTVLTTHDTKRSADVRARIAVLSECPPEWAELVRRLTDVTVAKAPDGQLAWQAWQSAFGCVDLPADEAVGRLEPALLKAVREAGLRTTWTEPDSSYERAVSDFVAAGPGSAAGPARELLAPFARSLAPQVRANVLGAALVHLTMPGVPDLYQGSEREYLALVDPDNRRPFTEPGAGESEAGESGAGKDGVGKDGVSGEKALVTATALRLRAALPAVFGESGTYAPLTARGPAAEHALSFCRSGEVVTAVTRLSLRLAEAGGWRDTVLPLPDSGPWHDLLSTEGEFGGGEVAAAELFAARPVALLRRGPRS from the coding sequence ATGACGCCCACCGCCACGTACCGGCTCCAGCTCCAACCGGACTTCACCTTCGCGGACGCCGGGGAGGCGGTCGCGTACCTCGCCTCGCTCGGAATCTCCCACCTCCACCTGTCCCCGGTCCTGGAGGCGGTGCCCGGCTCCCGGCACGGGTACGACGTCACCGATCCCGGCCGGGTCCGCGCCGAGCTGGGCGGCGAGGAGGGTCTGCGGGCCCTCTCGGCGAAGGCCCGTGCGCACGGGCTCGGGCTGGTCGTCGACATCGTGCCGAACCACATGGCAGCCTCCCCGCGCCACAACCGGGCGCTCCGGGAGGTGCTGCGCGAGGGGCCGTCCTCGCCGTACGCGCGCTGGTTCGACATCGACTGGGAGGGCGGCGGCGGGAAGGTGCTGCTGCCGGTCCTCGGGGGTCCGCTCGGCGACGAACTGGAGCGGCTCTCCGTCGACGGCTCCGTACTGCGCTACGGCGAGCAGGAGTTCCCGCTCCGGCCGGGCAGCGAGCACCTCGCGCTGCCCGAACTGCTGCAGGCCCAGCACTACCGGCTCGGCTGGTGGCGGCTGGCCCGCACCGAGCTGAACTACCGCCGCTTCTTCACCATTTCGGACCTGATCGCCGTGCGGGTAGAGCACCCCGAGGTCTTCGACGCCACCCACGGCAAAATCCTCGAACTCGTCCGGGACGGCGTGGTGGAGGGGCTGCGCATCGACCATCCGGACGGTCTCGCCGATCCCGCCGGGTACCTGGAGCGGCTCGCCGGGGGGACGGGCAGCCGGTGGACGGTGGTGGAGAAGATCCTCACCGGCGAGGAGACCCTCCCGGCCGGCTGGGCCGTGGCCGGTACCACCGGTTACGACGCACTGCACCGCATCGACGGACTCTTCACCGACCCACTGGGCGCCGCCGAACTGCTGGGTCATTACCTGGAGTTCGCCAAGCCGACCGACGACGGGGGAGGTTCCTGGGCGGACACGGCACGCCGGGCCGCACGCCATGTCGTCGGCCACGACCTCGCGGCCGAGACGGCCTGGCTCACCCGGCTGGCCGTACGGATCTGCGCACGGGATCCCCGGCTGCGCGACCACGCCCCGTGGGCACTGCGCACCGCGGTGACCGAACTGCTGGTCCGGGTCCCGGTGTACCGGCCGTACGTCGTGGCCGGCGGCCCGGTCACCGAGTCCGCCTCGGCGGCCCTCCCGGAGGCGGCGGTACGGGACGCGAAGGCCGCGTTCTCCGTACCCGAGGAGGCGCGGGCCGTCGACGTGGTCCGGGAGCTCGCCCTGGGCCGGCTGGGGGACGGCCCCGAACAGGTCTCCTTCTGCGCCCGGTTCGCCCAGACTGCGTCCGCGCTGCACGCCAAGTCCGTGGAGGACACGGCGTTCTACCGGCACGTACCGCTGATCTCGGCGACGGAGGTGGGCGGACGGCCGGGCAGGCCGGCGACGGAGCCCGTCGAGTTCCACGCGTTCTGCGCCCGGCTGGCCCGGGACTGGCCGACCACCGGCACGGTGCTCACCACGCACGACACGAAGCGCAGCGCCGACGTCCGCGCGCGGATCGCGGTCCTCTCCGAATGCCCGCCCGAGTGGGCCGAGTTGGTACGCCGGCTGACGGATGTGACTGTGGCGAAGGCGCCGGACGGACAACTCGCCTGGCAGGCATGGCAGTCGGCCTTCGGCTGCGTGGATCTGCCGGCCGACGAGGCGGTGGGCAGGCTGGAGCCCGCGCTCCTGAAGGCCGTACGCGAGGCGGGACTCCGTACCACCTGGACCGAACCCGACTCCTCGTACGAACGCGCGGTCTCCGACTTCGTCGCGGCCGGTCCCGGCAGTGCGGCCGGCCCCGCCCGGGAGCTCCTCGCGCCCTTCGCCCGTTCGCTCGCCCCCCAGGTGCGGGCCAATGTACTGGGCGCGGCACTCGTCCATCTGACGATGCCGGGGGTGCCCGATCTCTACCAGGGGTCGGAGCGGGAGTACCTCGCTCTGGTGGACCCGGACAACCGGCGGCCCTTCACCGAGCCCGGAGCCGGCGAGTCGGAAGCCGGCGAGTCCGGAGCCGGCAAGGACGGAGTCGGCAAGGACGGTGTCTCGGGCGAGAAGGCCCTGGTGACCGCCACCGCCCTCCGGCTCCGCGCCGCACTCCCCGCCGTCTTCGGCGAGTCGGGGACGTACGCCCCGCTCACCGCACGGGGCCCGGCGGCGGAGCACGCGCTGTCGTTCTGCCGGTCGGGCGAGGTGGTCACGGCGGTCACCCGGCTCTCGCTCCGGCTCGCCGAGGCGGGCGGCTGGCGCGACACCGTCCTGCCACTGCCGGACTCCGGTCCCTGGCACGATCTCCTCTCCACGGAGGGCGAGTTCGGCGGCGGCGAGGTGGCGGCGGCCGAGCTGTTCGCCGCTCGCCCGGTCGCGCTGCTCAGGAGGGGGCCGAGAAGCTGA
- the glgX gene encoding glycogen debranching protein GlgX, whose protein sequence is MQVWPGQAYPLGATYDGAGTNFAVFSEAAHRIELCLLHDDGSETAVELRETDAFVRHAYLPGIMPGQRYGFRVHGPYEPQNGQRCNSAKLLLDPYARAVAGKIEWGEAVYGYPFGRPDARNDLDSAPHMMSSVVVNPYFDWGDDRRPRTDYHRTVIYEAHVKGLTMLHPGLPEELRGTYAGLAHPEVIAHLTELGVTAIELMPVHQFVQDHRLADAGLANYWGYNTIGFFAPHNAYASWGDRGEQVLEFKQAVRALHQAGIEVILDVVYNHTAEGNHLGPTLSFRGLDNASYYRLTDDQRYYMDTTGTGNSLLMRSPHVLQMIMDSLRYWVTEMHVDGFRFDLAATLARQFHEVDRLSSFFDLVQQDPVVSQVKLIAEPWDVGEGGYQVGNFPPLWTEWNGKYRDTVRDLWRGEPRTLAEFAGRLTGSSDLYQDDGRRPLASINFTTCHDGFTLHDLVSYNDKRNDANGEGNRDGESHNRSWNCGAEGETDDPAVLELRARQMRNFIATLMLSQGVPMLSHGDEFARTQDGNNNAYCQDNELSWVHWPDPARKPGDAARDEKTGTEGTGGAEAVRKPGDGLLEFTRAMVWLRRDHPVFRRRRFFHGRPVEGTHDELSDIAWFTPEGKEMTQRDWQAAHAKAMTVFLNGHAISEPGPRGERIFDDSFLLMFNAGAETLDFAVPVNHGAQWEVVVDTGRPEGVPPGSGPKVAAGEHLSLIGRSMTVLKRPA, encoded by the coding sequence ATGCAGGTCTGGCCGGGACAGGCGTATCCGCTCGGCGCCACGTACGACGGCGCCGGGACCAACTTCGCGGTCTTCTCGGAGGCCGCCCACCGCATCGAGCTCTGTCTGCTGCACGACGACGGTTCCGAGACGGCGGTCGAGCTGCGCGAGACCGACGCCTTCGTCCGTCACGCCTACCTGCCCGGCATCATGCCGGGCCAGCGGTACGGCTTCCGCGTGCACGGACCCTACGAACCCCAGAACGGGCAGCGGTGCAACTCCGCGAAGCTGCTGCTCGACCCCTACGCGCGGGCCGTGGCCGGGAAGATCGAGTGGGGCGAGGCGGTGTACGGCTACCCCTTCGGGCGGCCCGACGCGCGCAACGACCTGGACTCGGCACCGCACATGATGAGCTCGGTCGTGGTGAACCCGTACTTCGACTGGGGCGACGACCGCAGGCCGCGCACGGACTACCACCGCACGGTGATCTACGAGGCCCATGTGAAGGGCCTGACGATGCTCCACCCGGGCCTGCCCGAGGAGCTGCGGGGCACCTACGCGGGTTTGGCGCATCCGGAGGTGATCGCCCACCTGACCGAGCTGGGCGTCACCGCGATCGAGCTGATGCCGGTGCACCAGTTCGTCCAGGACCACCGTCTGGCGGACGCCGGACTCGCCAACTACTGGGGCTACAACACCATCGGCTTCTTCGCCCCGCACAACGCGTACGCCTCCTGGGGCGATCGCGGGGAGCAGGTGCTGGAGTTCAAGCAGGCCGTCCGGGCGCTGCACCAGGCGGGCATCGAGGTGATCCTCGACGTGGTCTACAACCACACGGCCGAGGGCAACCACCTGGGTCCGACGCTCTCCTTCCGGGGTCTGGACAACGCCTCGTACTACCGTCTGACGGACGACCAGCGGTACTACATGGACACCACGGGCACCGGGAACTCGCTGCTCATGCGGTCCCCGCACGTACTTCAGATGATCATGGATTCGCTGCGGTACTGGGTGACCGAGATGCACGTGGACGGTTTCCGCTTCGACCTGGCGGCGACGCTCGCCCGCCAGTTCCACGAGGTGGACCGGCTGTCGTCCTTCTTCGACCTGGTGCAGCAGGACCCGGTGGTGAGCCAGGTGAAGCTGATCGCGGAGCCCTGGGACGTCGGGGAGGGCGGCTACCAGGTCGGCAACTTCCCGCCGCTGTGGACCGAGTGGAACGGCAAGTACCGCGACACCGTGCGCGACCTGTGGCGGGGCGAGCCCCGGACGCTGGCGGAGTTCGCGGGGCGCCTGACCGGCTCCTCCGACCTCTACCAGGACGACGGCCGACGGCCGCTCGCCTCGATCAACTTCACCACCTGCCACGACGGGTTCACCCTGCACGACCTCGTCTCGTACAACGACAAGCGCAACGACGCCAACGGCGAGGGCAACCGCGACGGCGAGAGCCACAACCGCTCGTGGAACTGCGGCGCGGAGGGCGAGACCGACGACCCGGCCGTACTGGAACTGCGGGCGCGGCAGATGCGCAACTTCATCGCCACGCTGATGCTCTCGCAGGGTGTGCCGATGCTCAGCCACGGCGACGAGTTCGCCCGTACGCAGGACGGCAACAACAACGCCTACTGCCAGGACAACGAACTCTCCTGGGTGCACTGGCCCGATCCCGCGCGGAAACCGGGCGACGCCGCCCGGGACGAGAAGACCGGCACCGAAGGCACCGGAGGAGCGGAGGCCGTACGGAAACCGGGCGACGGGCTGCTGGAGTTCACCCGGGCCATGGTCTGGCTGCGCAGGGACCATCCGGTCTTCCGGCGACGCCGGTTCTTCCACGGCCGCCCGGTCGAGGGCACCCACGACGAGCTCTCCGACATCGCGTGGTTCACGCCCGAGGGCAAGGAGATGACCCAGCGGGACTGGCAGGCCGCGCACGCCAAGGCGATGACCGTCTTCCTCAACGGCCATGCCATCTCGGAGCCGGGACCCCGCGGCGAGCGGATCTTCGACGACTCCTTCCTGCTGATGTTCAACGCAGGCGCCGAGACACTCGACTTCGCGGTGCCCGTCAACCACGGCGCGCAGTGGGAGGTCGTGGTCGACACGGGCCGCCCGGAGGGAGTACCGCCGGGGAGCGGGCCCAAGGTCGCGGCGGGCGAGCACCTCTCGCTGATCGGCCGGAGCATGACGGTCCTGAAGCGGCCCGCCTGA
- a CDS encoding SAV2148 family HEPN domain-containing protein — translation MSSGGFELPPGDVSHEGEPNDAPPGTVSLAQPLEIGAELGWSAEDWGEVRTRAQRAGRAYIWLNLVEQRLRAVVAAVLRPVYAPVNGEDWVVAAAGPAGQEWVQRAVAVREVSRRKGYLLDPADDNVLSFLTLPQLRELMVQHWPCFEPYFDDRRDVELALDELEVARNVVSRNRALNEAVHAQAERASQRLLAILGGGAAVPSADRLPVDAVESLVGDRYADVVSVHPDRVRLQRQLPAEDLFGNARRLDAIGIGLNLLVQNFSGRRLVRLAETGCRIRLLFINPASSAVRRRERELNLRKGELSRSVEMNILHMRRVRARLRDPGAFQIQVFDETPRFTAYLVDGDGPDAVGVVQPYLRRARGMEAPVLVLRGGGRAVVRAGQEAEHGLFETYREEFESVWTDSRPVS, via the coding sequence GTGAGCTCGGGAGGGTTCGAGCTGCCTCCGGGTGACGTGAGTCACGAGGGGGAGCCGAACGACGCGCCGCCCGGGACGGTCTCCCTGGCACAGCCCCTGGAGATCGGCGCGGAGCTGGGCTGGAGCGCCGAGGACTGGGGCGAGGTGCGGACACGCGCCCAGCGCGCCGGGCGTGCGTACATCTGGCTGAATCTCGTCGAACAGCGTCTCCGCGCGGTGGTCGCCGCCGTGCTCCGGCCCGTCTACGCGCCGGTGAACGGCGAGGACTGGGTGGTGGCCGCCGCCGGGCCGGCCGGCCAGGAGTGGGTGCAGCGGGCCGTCGCGGTGCGCGAGGTGTCCCGCAGGAAGGGGTACCTGCTCGACCCGGCCGACGACAACGTGCTCAGCTTCCTGACCCTTCCCCAGCTCCGGGAGCTGATGGTCCAGCACTGGCCCTGTTTCGAGCCGTACTTCGACGACCGGCGCGACGTCGAGCTCGCCCTGGACGAACTGGAGGTCGCGCGGAACGTCGTCTCCCGCAACCGCGCGCTCAACGAGGCCGTCCACGCCCAGGCCGAGCGAGCCTCCCAGCGGCTCCTGGCCATCCTCGGCGGAGGGGCCGCCGTGCCCTCCGCCGACCGGCTGCCCGTCGACGCCGTCGAATCCCTGGTCGGCGACCGGTATGCCGACGTGGTCTCCGTCCACCCCGACCGGGTACGGCTCCAGCGCCAGCTGCCCGCCGAGGACCTGTTCGGCAACGCCCGCCGGCTCGACGCGATCGGCATAGGGCTCAACCTGCTCGTGCAGAACTTCTCCGGGCGACGGCTGGTCCGGCTCGCCGAGACCGGCTGCCGGATCAGACTGCTCTTCATCAACCCGGCCAGCAGCGCGGTCCGCCGCCGCGAACGGGAACTCAACCTCCGCAAGGGCGAGCTGAGCCGGTCGGTCGAGATGAACATCCTGCACATGCGCCGGGTACGGGCGAGGCTCCGCGATCCGGGGGCCTTCCAGATCCAGGTGTTCGACGAGACCCCGCGCTTTACCGCCTACCTGGTCGACGGCGACGGGCCCGACGCGGTGGGAGTCGTCCAGCCGTATCTGCGCCGCGCACGCGGGATGGAGGCGCCCGTCCTGGTCCTGCGGGGCGGCGGGCGCGCGGTCGTCCGCGCGGGGCAGGAGGCCGAGCACGGTCTGTTCGAGACGTACCGCGAGGAGTTCGAGTCGGTGTGGACCGACTCCCGGCCCGTCTCCTGA